One window of Apium graveolens cultivar Ventura unplaced genomic scaffold, ASM990537v1 ctg328, whole genome shotgun sequence genomic DNA carries:
- the LOC141701059 gene encoding F-box/kelch-repeat protein At3g23880-like, translating to MLPVTGNRYHCRDCNGTSGFDLCGECYENSLNLPGRFNQEHNSKHEFNKISGSRISYAGFLQINENTRIITPYITEECLEEEGESKKWISSKGSSDYQSKCRSSKGPSDDESKSMRTSTGPSHQLLVTFKNNLENFEMRRCLLSELVDHNSCVSIDLDYPKKPHRCIEIVSSCKGLVCFVFDEEFVILWNPSTEKFRELPTYDPDVYGNDAYLVYGFGYDAYSKDFKVVSILCHNSGLNTYETDVRVFGLKSGKWRQVEAFPFGVVPNIPYGPLDYPGQFTNGSLHWLTTQSTISSPIIVSFNLKSERFGVVLQPIYDLLNDTEHTLLLGTLRHSLCVFCNYEDTRADLWIQNEYGVKDSWTKLLSMPALSAPPALLYMSEKRDIVFGIGSNIVVYSCEDGKFKVVEIPEIADCDCFEATTYTESMFPCTD from the coding sequence ATGTTGCCAGTAACTGGGAACCGGTACCATTGCAGAGACTGCAATGGAACATCTGGATTCGACCTTTGTGGAGAATGCTATGAAAATTCCCTGAATCTCCCAGGCCGATTTAACCAGGAGCATAATTCAAAGCACGAGTTTAATAAGATTAGTGGATCAAGAATCAGTTATGCAGGTTTCTTGCAGATAAATGAGAACACCCGTATTATCACCCCCTACATAACAGAGGAGTGTTTAGAAGAAGAGGGTGAATCCAAAAAGTGGATAAGTTCTAAAGGTTCATCAGATTATCAATCTAAATGCAGAAGTTCTAAAGGTCCATCCGATGATGAATCCAAAAGCATGAGAACCTCTACTGGTCCATCACATCAACTACTTGTTACCTTCAAGAAcaatcttgaaaattttgaaatgaGAAGATGTCTTTTGTCTGAATTGGTTGATCATAATAGTTGTGTTTCTATCGATCTTGATTATCCAAAGAAACCTCATCGCTGCATCGAAATAGTAAGTTCTTGCAAAGGCCTGGTATGTTTTGTTTTTGATGAAGAATTTGTAATCTTGTGGAACCCAAGTACAGAAAAATTCAGGGAATTGCCCACATATGATCCTGACGTGTACGGCAATGATGCTTATCTTGTTTACGGGTTTGGGTATGATGCTTATAGTAAGGATTTCAAGGTTGTTTCAATCCTTTGCCACAATTCAGGTTTGAACACATATGAGACTGATGTTAGGGTTTTTGGTTTAAAATCCGGTAAATGGAGgcaagttgaggcttttccctTTGGGGTAGTTCCTAATATTCCTTATGGGCCTCTTGATTATCCTGGTCAGTTTACAAACGGATCTCTCCACTGGTTAACAACTCAATCTACAATTTCTTCTCCGATTATTGTCTCATTTAATCTGAAATCAGAAAGATTTGGAGTTGTTCTTCAACCAATATATGATCTACTCAATGATACCGAACACACTTTGTTGTTAGGTACACTTCGACATAGCTTATGTGTATTCTGCAACTATGAAGATACCCGAGCTGATTTGTGGATACAAAATGAATACGGTGTCAAGGATTCGTGGACGAAGTTGCTAAGCATGCCGGCTTTGAGTGCACCCCCTGCGCTGCTTTATATGTCAGAGAAGCGTGACATTGTGTTTGGAATTGGATCTAATATAGTGGTTTACAGCTGTGAAGATGGCAAGTTCAAGGTCGTGGAGATCCCGGAAATTGCAGACTGTGACTGTTTTGAAGCCACTACCTACACAGAGAGCATGTTCCCTTGTACTGATTGA